The Pelagovum sp. HNIBRBA483 sequence CAAGAGTGGGCGTGTTATTCTCCATCACGACGCCGTCCGTCCGGAGTGCGAGGCAGGCATCATCAGCGCGCGCAACGCCGAGGATCTTGACGAACTCGTCGCGAGCGCCGCTTTCGACGCAGCCTTCTTCCATCATCTTTTCGTCAAGAAGTTCACGCGTGGCATGGATGGTGCCCGGAACGTGAATGCTGAGCGGCAGCGGTGAGAATGCTGGGTTTACATCCGACCACATGCTGTTGGGGTTGGGAACCAGCTGCCCGTCGACTGGTAGCTGTTCGACGGTTGCCGCGAAGTAGTCAGATGGGGTCAAATCAAGCGCCGAACCGCCGAAACCGGAGGCAAAGACAACGCCATCATAACCGAAGCGAATTTCGATGATGTCGGTCACGCCGTTTGCTGCGCAAGTGGCGATTTCACTTGCCTTGATCGGGCGGGATGCATGGGCAATGTCTGACGTTTCGACGCCAACGCCCGCACAAAAGAGCCGCAGACCACCCGAGGATCCACCAGAGGAGATCTCGGGGGCGGGGCCGGAGAAATTCGCGGCAACTGCATCTGCAAACGGGCGCACAGTTGACGAACCGGCAGCGACGACATTGTCGCGGGCCACGGCGGAGCCAGCGGCGGCGACTAACGCAGCGGCGATAATTGGGAAGGCATAACGCATTTTCTGTCCTCTCGATAAACTCGAATAGAACAACGGTGCTTTGCGCCAGAAAGTTAGCGGAGTTTCTGCATCATACGATTAGAGCGCTAGACCAAAGGGAGTAGTACCTTGATTGTGGTCCCCTGCCCTAATGTGCTTTCGATCCGCATGCGGCCACGATGGCGGTTCACGATGTGCTTGACGATCGCGAGGCCAAGACCTGTTCCGCCGGCCTCGCGCGCGCGGTGACTGTCAACACGGTAGAACCGCTCCGTCAGGCGGGGAAGGTGATGCGACGCGATTCCCGGACCTTGATCGGCAACCCGAAGGCACACGCCCTGCCCGCTGAGAAGACTCTCCACTTGGGGGCCTTCGAGCGACACGGTGACAGGTGTACCGCCACCGTATTTCAGGGCGTTTTCAATAAGATTCGAGACGACCTGTTCAAGTTGCTGCGCCGAACCGCGCACTTGCTGGAAATCTTTCGATACGGACACTTCAACGCGGGAGGCGCTCTGCGCAATCATTGGTTCAAGTCGCGCCACGACATTCTCGATCACCTTGGGCAAGTCCACTGGATCGGACGGGCGCTGGCGCTCGGTGGCCTCAACACGGCTGAGAGACATGAGATCTTCGACCAGCATGATCATCCGCCTGCTCTCACGTTCCATGATCGCCAGCAGGCGCTGCTGGCCCTCGGGATCGTTCCGCGCAGGCCCGCGCAGGGTTTCAACAAAGCCGATCAGCGAGGTTAAAGGAGAGCGCAATTCATGGCTGAGATTGGCGATGAAATCGCTGCGCATGCGGTCTGCTTCCTCGACGGCGCTGGTATCTTCGAAGGAGACGAGAAGTGCTTCGTTTCGGCCCTCGATCGCCAAAGGCGCGATGGTGACACGAAACGCAATTTCCTGACTGCCGGATCGCCCGAGGTAGCGTGCATCACGTCGCGTACCGCTTTGCAATGCCACTTCGATTTCATCGAGAACAGCAGGCTGGCGCACGGCGCGGATGTAATGGCGGCCGATCATATCCGGCCCGAATAGCGCCTCGGCGGCGGCGTTAATCGCAACGATACGCTCATCGCCCCCAATTGCGATTTGGGGCAAGGGAGAAGCGGCAAGCAGATCGTTCAAATCAACTTTCATGCGCGAGCCATAGCGGAGAACCGCACCGCTTTGAACACAAATATCAAAAAAGCATGCGGCGTACTTTGCAGGGCGCAAACATGCGGATATGCTCGGATTCGGGGAAGAAAGCTGAAACCGCATCAGGGTTTTTGCACAAAAGGGTTTGGCTTTGTTTTGGGGGAGTGTGCCGTGTTGGGGATGACCAGCGCCGCTGCGAAACCGAGTGAATTGCCGTCGATGCTCATCGTCGGCAGGTATCGGTTTGGAGATGTTTATAAGCTGCCTGCTGTGCGCAGCGACGGGTATCACTTTGTTGATATTGCAGATTTGAGTGTTGAGACGGTGCGAAAAATCACACCGGATGTGGTGTTATCCGCGCTGATCGGCAATGGGTTTGACGCGACGGAGATCGCGCAGGTGCTTGAGGCGGCAGGTTTTCCGGGACGGTATCGGGTGATTTCTGATCCGGTCGAAAGCAGCGGCTTGATCGTGCAAGAGGTGACACGGCTCGCACCGAGCGTCGATTTTGAAATCCTAGAACTGACGCCGGAACTGCTGCAGACGATGGCGCTCTAGCGGGAAAGAACTGTCAGCCCACTGCGGAAGCGGCGGGCATTGCTCTGATAACCGAGCGCAGATTTACGCAAGCCCTCTATGGCGGCCTCGTCCAGCGTGCGGATCACTTTGCCGGGCGCGCCGACGACGAGGCTGTTATCGGGGATTTCCTTGCCTTCTGTCACCAAAGCCCCTGCCCCGATCAGGCAATTGCGCCCGATCTTGGCGCCGTTGAGCACCGTTGCGCCCATACCGATCAGCGAATTCTCACCGATGATGCAGCCGTGCAGCATCGCTTTATGCCCGATGGTACAGCCCGCGCCAATCACCAACGGGAATCCCATATCGGTATGAAGTACGGCGTTTTCTTGCACGTTGCTCCCCTGCCCGACAGTGATGTCTTCGTTGTCGCCGCGCAGCGTTGCGCCGAACCAGACGGAGCTGTCAGCCTCTAGAATGACCCCACCGATGATATTGGCATCTGGCGCGACCCAAGCAGTGGGGTCAATTTGGGGTGTACGGCCATCGAGCGCGTAGATCATTACTGTGCCTCATATTCTGCGTTCAGTTTACGCACGAACTCGTTGAGCCAAGGCTGGCGGTCGCGGCGCAGACGCTCGGCTGTGAGAATTGTTTTCAGCTCTTCGGTGCATTGATCGACATCTTCGTTAACCAGCACATAGTCATATTCGGCCCAATGGCTGACCTCGGCCAAGCTCTTTTGCATGCGGCCATCGATGACCTCGGCGCTGTCTTGCCCACGGTCGCGGAGGCGGCGCTCCAGCTCGACCATTGAAGGCGGCAGGATGAAGATTGATACGACATCCTTCCCAAGGCTGGAATTTCGGATCTGTTGGCCGCCCTGCCAATCGATATCGAAGAGCGTATCGCAACCTTCGTGCATCGCGTCCTCAACGGGGCCGCGGGGACTACCGTAGAGATTGCCAAAGACCTCGGCATGTTCGAGCATATCACCGTTGCGGACCATTTCCTGGAAAGTGTCGCGGCTGCGGAAGTAGTATTCGCGGCCATCTTCCTCGCCCGAGCGCGGGGCGCGGGTTGTGGCGGAGACGGAAAAGCGGATGGAGGGATCCCATTCCCGCAACCGGCGGGAGAGCGTCGACTTTCCGGCGCCGGAGGGTGATGAAACAATGATCAGCAGGCCACGGCGGGCGCCGGTATCGGTCATGGTTACTCCAAGTTTTGTATTTGCTCGCGCATTTGTTCGATCGCGGCTTTCAAATCAAGCCCTATGGAGGTGAGCTCCTTGGACTGGGATTTTGAACAGAGGGTATTGGCCTCGCGGTTAAATTCCTGCGCGAGAAAATCCAGCTTGCGCCCGACAGCGCCACCTTTCTCCATCAGCGCACGCGCGGCGGCGATATGGGCGCGGAGACGGTCGATCTCTTCGGTGACATCGGCCTTGATGGCGATCAGGGCAAGTTCTTGATGGAGGCGTTCGGGATCAACCTCTGCGCCGGTATCGAGCACGCGGGCAAGCGCATCGGTGACGGCTTGTTTTTGGACGTCGCGGCGGCTCTCGGCGGCGGTTTGGGCTTGAGCGACGAGGCTTTCAATTTCGGTCAGTTGACCGATGAGCACATCGGCGATCAATGCCCCTTCGCGGGCGCGCATTGCGAGGAAATCTTTGAGGAGGCTCTCAAGGTCGGCTTGCAAAGTGGGAAGCAGGCTCTCGGTAGTGCTGTCATCCTCACGGGCGGTCATCACGCCGCGCTGGGATAGGATTTCGGCGGGCGACGGGGCAGAAAGATTGACCCCGATGCGGCCTGCGCGCTCTTGCACAAGGCGAAGCGCTTCAAGTGTGCGGTCGAGTTGCGCGGGATCGAGGGTCAGTGGGACGTCGCTGGCTTCGCGCGCCATCTTCAAGCTGAGCGAGATACTGCCGCGCTTCATCGCCGCGCTGATCGCGCCGCGCACAGCTTGTTCGAGCCCTTCAATGCCTTCGGGCAAGCGCAGCCGTATATCGAGGCCGCGTGCGTTGACGCTGCGCAGATCCCACACCCAAGCAAGGCCCTGCTCGGTGCTGCGTTTGGAGGCGAATGCCGTCATTGAATGGATCATGGCTGGCCCTCCGATAAATCGAAAAGCGGCCCGCGGCGATCTTGCAGCGGGCCGTTTGCTGTGTTTTCCGCGCCTAAACTGCCGCGGCGTCGGCCAGCTTGGTGCGCCGGTTGGAAAGCTCCTCGGCGACAAGGAAGGCCAGTTCAAGCGATTGCGAGGCATTCAAACGCGGGTCGCAAGCGGTGTGGTAGCGATCGGAGAGGTCTTCATCCGTTACCGCACGGACACCGCCGGTGCATTCGGTCACGTCCTTGCCGGTCATCTCGAAGTGGACACCGCCGGGGATCGTGCCTTCGGCATTGTGCACTTGGAAGAACTCGCGGACTTCGCGCAGAACGCTGTCGAACGGGCGGGTTTTGTAGCCGGAAGTGGATTTGATCGTGTTGCCGTGCATCGGGTCACAGGACCACACAACATTTGCGCCCTCTTCCTGGACTGCCTTCACGAGGCGCGGCAGGTGCTCGCCTACCGAACCCGCGCCGAAGCGTGCAATCAGGGTCAGGCGACCCGGCTCGTTTTCGGGGTTCAGCGCGCTCATCAGCGCCTTGAGGTGACCGGAAGTCATCGAGGGGCCGCATTTTAGGCCGATCGGGTTTTGCACGCCCTTGCAGAACTCGACATGCGCGCCGTCAGGCTGGCGGGTACGATCCCCGATCCAGATCATGTGGCCGGAACCGGCGAGCCATTTGCCGGAGGTGGAATCGAGACGGCAAAGCGCTTCTTCGTATTCCAGCAAGAGCGCTTCGTGGCTGGTGTAGAAGTCAACGGTGCTCAGCTCGTGGTTCGTCTCGCCGGTCAGGCCAGCGGCAGTCATGAAATCCAGCGAGTCAGAAATGCGCTGGGCCATCTCGCGGTACTTCTCGGCCTCGGGCGCATCGGTGAAGCCAAGGGTCCACTGGTAGACGCGGTGGATATCGGCAAAGCCACCCGTGGAGAAGGCACGCAGAAGGTTCAGCGTGGCGGCCGCTTGGGTGTAGGCTTGCAGCATGCGGTCCGGATCAGGGATGCGGGCATCGGTGTTGAAATCGAAGCCATTGATGATGTCGCCGCGGTAGCTGGGCAGTTCGACGCCGTCGATCGTCTCGGTGGGAGCCGAGCGCGGTTTGGCGAACTGGCCGGCCATGCGGCCAACTTTGACTACCGGAACTTTCGCACCGTAGGTCAGGACCATCGCCATCTGCAGCATCACCTTGAAGGTGTCGCGAATTTGGTCGGCAGAAAATTCAGCAAAGCTTTCGGCGCAGTCACCGCCCTGAAGCAAAAACGCTTCGCCACGGCTCACGGCACCAAGATGGGCTTTCAGGCGACGTGCCTCCCCTGCAAACACCAACGGCGGATACCCTGCCAGCTTGCCTTCAACGGCTTTCAGGCTGGCTTCGTCGGTATACTCGGGCATCTGAACGCGAGGCTTGTTGCGCCAGTCAGATTTTTGCCACTCACTCATTGGTGTCTCCATTGTTCACTTTAACAGGTGCTTTCGCTGGTTAGCGGTATCAGGACGCGCTTATAGACCGGCTGGCGTGGAGGGCCAATCGAAAAAGGCGGTCCGGCGATGCCGCAGGGGAGCGAAACGACACGGTTTGACGCTTTCAATACCCCTTGAACCGCGCGTGTAAAACTGGTCATGGTGAATTCATTGCCATTTGTAGAAGTAAAAGTTGCATGGAAATCCAGCCACAGATCGTTGAAGTGGATGCGCCAAGTAAGCCAAAACGTTACGTTTTTGTGCTTCTCGACAATTTCACAATGCTTTGTTTCGCCTCGGCTGTCGAGAGCCTGCGAATCGCTAACCGCATGGCGAACAAGAAACTCTACGATTGGGTGCTTGCAGGCGAAGATGGCGATACCGTGATCTGCTCGAACGGAACCGAGTTCAAACTCCAGATGGAGTTGGGCGAGTTGTCGCGTGACGACGTGGTTATGGTTTGCGGCGGTGTGGATGTGCAAAAGGCCACCACCAAGCGGATCGTCAGCTGGCTCCGCCGCGAAGCGCGGCGCGGGGTACGGATGGCGGGCCTTTGTACCGCTGGCTACACATTGGCAAAGGCGGGCCTGCTGGATGGGAAGAAAGCAACGATCCACTGGGAAAATCAGGACAGTTTTGCTGAAGAATTCGAAGAAGTGACGCTGACGAAGTCGGTCTTTGTGGTGGATGGCAACCGCATGACAACCGCGGGCGGCACGGCCTCCATCGACCTGATGCTGAAGATCATTGCGGACGATCACGGCGAAGAACTGGCCAATGCCGTGGCGGACCAGTTGATTTACTCGTCCATCCGCACTGACCAAGATACGCAGCGCCTTTCGATCCCGACGCGGATCGGGGTCCGGCATCCGAAACTGAGCCGGGTTATCCAGATTATGGAACAAAACATCGAAGAGCCGATCAGCCCTGCTGTACTGGCAAAGGATGTGGGCATGTCGACGCGGCAGCTTGAACGCTTGTTCCGTCGCTATCTGAACCGCAGCCCGAAGCGCTACTACATGGAACTGCGCCTGCAAAAGGCGCGCAACCTGTTGATGCAGACGGATATGAGCGTGATCAACGTGGCCTTGGCTTGTGGTTTTGCCTCGCCGTCGCATTTTTCGAAGTGCTACCGGTCCCACTATGACACGACACCCTATCGCGAGCGGGGCAGCCACGCGACGCGGCTCTCGATCTGATCACCTGCGATTGCGCAGTGACGCGGCGTCAATTTCCCGCAACTTACCAAAAAACAGGCCGATTTCCTGCGCGGGAACGCTTCCATTTTGTATTTGGGCTGCGTAATCTGGCGAACGGACAATGATCCGATAGGGAGAAAATGATGAAAAAGATTCTGACTGCCACCGCGACGATGGCACTGCTTGCCGGAGCCGCGCAGGCCGACGAAATCAAACTCGGTGTGCTTTTGGGCTTCACCGGCCCCGCTGAATCGCTCGCCGTTGGTATGGCTGGCGGAGCTGAAGCAGCGATTGCCGAAGTTTCCGAAAGCGGCCTGCTGCTGGGTGGCACGACTGTTTCAGCCGTTCGCGGCGACAGCACGTGTATTGACGCCAGCCTTGCAACCGCCGCTGCTGAACGCTTGATCACCACTGAGGGTGTATCCGGTATCGTTGGTGCGCTGTGCTCCGGCGCGACCACCGCAGCCTTCCAGAACGTTGCACGGGCAAACGGTATGGTGATGATTTCGCCGTCCGCGACCTCGCCTGCGCTTTCGACGATCGAAGATGACGGCCTGTTCTTCCGTACCGCTCCATCAGATGCGCGTCAGGGCGTTGTGATGGCTGAAGTGCTGCTTGAGCAGGGCATCAACTCGGTCGCTGTGACCTATACCAACAACGACTATGGTAAGGGCTTGGCCGACAGCTTCCAATCTGCTTATGAAGAGCGTGGCGGCACTGTCACCATCAACGCCGCACACGAAGACGGCAAGGCCGACTACTCGGCTGAAGTGGCGTCTTTGGCTGCTGCTGGCGGTGATCGCCTCGTTGTTGCCGGTTACATCGACCAAGGTGGCCCGGGCATCATCCGCGCCGCGCTCGACACCGGTGCATTCGACACGTTCCACCTGCCTGACGGCATGATCGGTGACTCCCTGCAGGAGCGTTTCGGTGATGAGATCGAAGGATCGACCGGTCAGGTTCC is a genomic window containing:
- a CDS encoding GlxA family transcriptional regulator, giving the protein MEIQPQIVEVDAPSKPKRYVFVLLDNFTMLCFASAVESLRIANRMANKKLYDWVLAGEDGDTVICSNGTEFKLQMELGELSRDDVVMVCGGVDVQKATTKRIVSWLRREARRGVRMAGLCTAGYTLAKAGLLDGKKATIHWENQDSFAEEFEEVTLTKSVFVVDGNRMTTAGGTASIDLMLKIIADDHGEELANAVADQLIYSSIRTDQDTQRLSIPTRIGVRHPKLSRVIQIMEQNIEEPISPAVLAKDVGMSTRQLERLFRRYLNRSPKRYYMELRLQKARNLLMQTDMSVINVALACGFASPSHFSKCYRSHYDTTPYRERGSHATRLSI
- the gmk gene encoding guanylate kinase; the protein is MTDTGARRGLLIIVSSPSGAGKSTLSRRLREWDPSIRFSVSATTRAPRSGEEDGREYYFRSRDTFQEMVRNGDMLEHAEVFGNLYGSPRGPVEDAMHEGCDTLFDIDWQGGQQIRNSSLGKDVVSIFILPPSMVELERRLRDRGQDSAEVIDGRMQKSLAEVSHWAEYDYVLVNEDVDQCTEELKTILTAERLRRDRQPWLNEFVRKLNAEYEAQ
- a CDS encoding class II 3-deoxy-7-phosphoheptulonate synthase, yielding MSEWQKSDWRNKPRVQMPEYTDEASLKAVEGKLAGYPPLVFAGEARRLKAHLGAVSRGEAFLLQGGDCAESFAEFSADQIRDTFKVMLQMAMVLTYGAKVPVVKVGRMAGQFAKPRSAPTETIDGVELPSYRGDIINGFDFNTDARIPDPDRMLQAYTQAAATLNLLRAFSTGGFADIHRVYQWTLGFTDAPEAEKYREMAQRISDSLDFMTAAGLTGETNHELSTVDFYTSHEALLLEYEEALCRLDSTSGKWLAGSGHMIWIGDRTRQPDGAHVEFCKGVQNPIGLKCGPSMTSGHLKALMSALNPENEPGRLTLIARFGAGSVGEHLPRLVKAVQEEGANVVWSCDPMHGNTIKSTSGYKTRPFDSVLREVREFFQVHNAEGTIPGGVHFEMTGKDVTECTGGVRAVTDEDLSDRYHTACDPRLNASQSLELAFLVAEELSNRRTKLADAAAV
- a CDS encoding ATP-binding protein, translating into MKVDLNDLLAASPLPQIAIGGDERIVAINAAAEALFGPDMIGRHYIRAVRQPAVLDEIEVALQSGTRRDARYLGRSGSQEIAFRVTIAPLAIEGRNEALLVSFEDTSAVEEADRMRSDFIANLSHELRSPLTSLIGFVETLRGPARNDPEGQQRLLAIMERESRRMIMLVEDLMSLSRVEATERQRPSDPVDLPKVIENVVARLEPMIAQSASRVEVSVSKDFQQVRGSAQQLEQVVSNLIENALKYGGGTPVTVSLEGPQVESLLSGQGVCLRVADQGPGIASHHLPRLTERFYRVDSHRAREAGGTGLGLAIVKHIVNRHRGRMRIESTLGQGTTIKVLLPLV
- a CDS encoding ABC transporter substrate-binding protein, with amino-acid sequence MKKILTATATMALLAGAAQADEIKLGVLLGFTGPAESLAVGMAGGAEAAIAEVSESGLLLGGTTVSAVRGDSTCIDASLATAAAERLITTEGVSGIVGALCSGATTAAFQNVARANGMVMISPSATSPALSTIEDDGLFFRTAPSDARQGVVMAEVLLEQGINSVAVTYTNNDYGKGLADSFQSAYEERGGTVTINAAHEDGKADYSAEVASLAAAGGDRLVVAGYIDQGGPGIIRAALDTGAFDTFHLPDGMIGDSLQERFGDEIEGSTGQVPGTDSPGAAMMEEVGAKYDFQGTAPFAPESYDAAALIMLAMQATGSTDPMVYKDAVMDVANAPGEVIYPGELAKALQILADGGEVDYQGGSAVELIGGGESAGNYRQIEVIDGVITTVQFR
- a CDS encoding YicC/YloC family endoribonuclease; amino-acid sequence: MIHSMTAFASKRSTEQGLAWVWDLRSVNARGLDIRLRLPEGIEGLEQAVRGAISAAMKRGSISLSLKMAREASDVPLTLDPAQLDRTLEALRLVQERAGRIGVNLSAPSPAEILSQRGVMTAREDDSTTESLLPTLQADLESLLKDFLAMRAREGALIADVLIGQLTEIESLVAQAQTAAESRRDVQKQAVTDALARVLDTGAEVDPERLHQELALIAIKADVTEEIDRLRAHIAAARALMEKGGAVGRKLDFLAQEFNREANTLCSKSQSKELTSIGLDLKAAIEQMREQIQNLE
- a CDS encoding substrate-binding domain-containing protein translates to MRYAFPIIAAALVAAAGSAVARDNVVAAGSSTVRPFADAVAANFSGPAPEISSGGSSGGLRLFCAGVGVETSDIAHASRPIKASEIATCAANGVTDIIEIRFGYDGVVFASGFGGSALDLTPSDYFAATVEQLPVDGQLVPNPNSMWSDVNPAFSPLPLSIHVPGTIHATRELLDEKMMEEGCVESGARDEFVKILGVARADDACLALRTDGVVMENNTPTLATTVTMLQADVNGIGAFSLSMFLDNFTQLLPSTVMGVYPSAETIADGSYHLGRPLYFYVKAAHLDVVPSLRDWVNFFISDAVAGAGGTLQPLGLVADPKLAETRAAFEAGKTIGQ
- a CDS encoding gamma carbonic anhydrase family protein, with the translated sequence MIYALDGRTPQIDPTAWVAPDANIIGGVILEADSSVWFGATLRGDNEDITVGQGSNVQENAVLHTDMGFPLVIGAGCTIGHKAMLHGCIIGENSLIGMGATVLNGAKIGRNCLIGAGALVTEGKEIPDNSLVVGAPGKVIRTLDEAAIEGLRKSALGYQSNARRFRSGLTVLSR